The Acidimicrobiales bacterium genome includes the window CCGCCAAGGGCTTCGAGAAGGACACGTACTTCGAGGCGGCCGCCCGGGACATCCGGGCCCTGCCCAAGCTCGAGGGCACGGTGCACGTGAACATCTCGCTGATCGTGAAGTTCATGCACAACTACTTCTTCGAGCCCGCCGACGTGCCCGACGTGCCCCAGCGGGCCGACGCCGCCAACGACGACTTCCTGTTCGACCAGGGCCCGACCGGGGGCCTCTCGAAGGTGCGGTTCGGCCCGTGGCGCAAGCCCTTCGAGGCGAGCGACCTCCCCAACGTGGCCGTGTTCCGCGAGCAGGCCGACGTGCTGGTGCGCTTCCTGGCCGAGACGCCCCTCGACGAGGCCCAGGCCCGCGACATCGACGTCCTGCTGGCGGTGGGGGAGATCTTCACCCTCGTGGTGTACGCCCAGCTCGTCCTCGAGAACGCCGCCATCTACGACGTCGCCGACGACCTCGTCGACCAGACCTTCGACGTGTTCGTGCGCGACGTGTCCCGCTTCGCCGTGCAGCTCCACGGCAAGCCCAGCACCACCCAGGCCCAGCAGGACCTCTGCCTCGCCATGATCCGCAAGCCCGTGGTCGACCCCGACCGCACCGCCCGGGTCTGGGAGGGCGACGTGCTCGCCGTCTCCGGCGCCTACGAGATGGCGCCCTGAGCGGAGAGCTCTCGGTTCAGTCCTCGGGGGCGATGGAGGCGAAGGCGCGGGCCTTGTCGAGCGCCGCGGTGCGCTCGTCGCTGGAGGCGGCGCCGACCAGCACGTAGTCGTCGGCGTACTCGGGGCGGAGCTCGCCGTCGTCGTCGAGGAGCCAGGCCATGGCGAGGCGGCGGGGGACACGCACCCGCTCGGGGCGCTCGAGGGTGCCGAAGACCCGGTCCCACCAGGGGACGCTCACGCCGTGGTTGCTCATGGGGTGGCCGAAGTGGTGGTGGAAGTGGTGGATGCGCAGCCAGTGCGAGTACGTGCCCACCGGGCCGCGCAGATGGGCCTGGGCGTGGCAGTACTCGTAGACGCCGTAGCCGACGGCCCAGCCCGCGGCGACGCCGAGGCCGATGGCCAGCGAGCCGGTGAGGTACCAGAACAGCGGGGTCCAGATGAGCCCGCCGACGAGGCCGACGCCGATCCAGCTGAGCACGTTGGTGTAGGCGAGGTGCCAGTCGGCGCGCACGTGGTGGAGCAGGTGCTCGCGGCTCATGATCCCTTTGCCATGCAGCTCGTGCATGGCGAAGCGGTGCAGCACGTACTCGCCGAGGGTCCACAGCAGCCAGCCGAAGGCGAAGGCGAGGAGGGTGAGGAGCAGCGTCGTCATGGCAGGCCTCTCAGAGGTGGTCGGCGACCCAGTGGTCGCTGGCGAGTCGGGCGGTGGTTAGGGCAGTGGCGTCGGCGCCCCAGCCGGCGAGGAGCGCCCGGGTGAGCTCGTGGCCGAGGGTCGCGCCGGTGGTGGGGACGCCGATGCCGAGGTCGTCGATCTGGAGGCCGCCGTTGAGGGCGGTGATCCACACGAAGGTGCGCAGGAGGTCGCCGTCGAGGACCCCGTCGACGGGGTCGGCGCCGGCATCGTGGGGGTCGAGGGCGCCGGCGGCCACGGCGTCGGCCAACAGCCGGCGGGGACGGTCGAGGACGCTCATGGCCGCGGGCACCACGGTGGCGGCGTCGTTGGCTTCTTGGACCTTGGGCGTGGCCAACAGCTGCTGCTGGAGGCGGAACTCCCGGGCGTGGGACTCGGGAGCGGCGAGGAACAGGTCGCTGAACACCCAGAGCCGGGCCAGGGCGGCCACGGTCGGGGGGAGGGGGTCGGGCCGGGCGCCGGCGTCGAGCTCCCACGCCTGGAGGGTCGACTCGGCCACGCCGCCGAGGGTGTGCAGGGCCCGTTGCTGCATCGCGGCGATGAGGGCGCTGCGCGACGGGAAGTAGGTGTAGAGCGACGCCGGGGCGTAGTCGGCGGCATCGGCG containing:
- a CDS encoding sterol desaturase family protein, yielding MTTLLLTLLAFAFGWLLWTLGEYVLHRFAMHELHGKGIMSREHLLHHVRADWHLAYTNVLSWIGVGLVGGLIWTPLFWYLTGSLAIGLGVAAGWAVGYGVYEYCHAQAHLRGPVGTYSHWLRIHHFHHHFGHPMSNHGVSVPWWDRVFGTLERPERVRVPRRLAMAWLLDDDGELRPEYADDYVLVGAASSDERTAALDKARAFASIAPED
- a CDS encoding TetR family transcriptional regulator — protein: MPSENVDISVEPDRRTRKRAAKRNDLLDLALELSERLGVEGVTMAALADAADYAPASLYTYFPSRSALIAAMQQRALHTLGGVAESTLQAWELDAGARPDPLPPTVAALARLWVFSDLFLAAPESHAREFRLQQQLLATPKVQEANDAATVVPAAMSVLDRPRRLLADAVAAGALDPHDAGADPVDGVLDGDLLRTFVWITALNGGLQIDDLGIGVPTTGATLGHELTRALLAGWGADATALTTARLASDHWVADHL